From a single Phalacrocorax aristotelis chromosome 1, bGulAri2.1, whole genome shotgun sequence genomic region:
- the CDCA3 gene encoding cell division cycle-associated protein 3 — protein MGVSGSAPVTPRNKHLAHVSDPRSPSAGILRTPIEVVSSPAGSPQPGPAEPVASSSQDRDPRSPTPGISRTPMRPVLTDSVDRLVKQLSETFRAEAAPQELPPAAEEPARWSSPEAAAPSGEEAERPPSPSAGPARPTRAAGLGFPAGSKPVRRKTNNKIMATSGGTGRSPLSILQDDNSPSAPAPRQGKRHVLGESLGERKEVTDLSRSLKSGNCAWSDLNKENHQCPFVEN, from the exons ATGGGGGTTTCTGGCAGCGCCCCAGTTACCCCCCGCAACAAGCACCTGGCGCACGTCAGCGACCCCCGCTCCCCCAGCGCCGGCATCCTGCGCACGCCTATCGAG GTGGTGAGCTCCCCGGCGGGCAGCCCTCAACCCGGCCCCGCCGAGCCGGTGGCGAGCTCCAGCCAGGACCGGGACCCACGCTCGCCTACACCCGGCATCTCCCGCACGCCCATGAGACCCGTGTTGACTG ACAGCGTGGACCGCCTGGTGAAGCAGCTCAGCGAGACCTTCAGGGCTGAGGCCGCGCCACAGGAGCTGCCGCCGGCGGCAGAGGAGCCGGCCCGGTGGAGCTCCCCGGAGGCGGCCGCCCCCTCGGGGGAAGAGGCGGAGCGGCCGCCCTCtcccagcgccggcccggctCGGCCGACCCGCGCTGCCGGGCTCGGCTTCCCCGCGG GGAGCAAGCCTGTAAGACGCAAGACCAACAACAAAATCATGGCAACATCTGGTGGAACTGGCCGCTCTCCCCTCAGCATCCTACAAGATGATAATTCCCCCAGTGCTCCTGCCCCTCGCCAG ggtAAGAGGCATGTGTTGGGAGAGAGCcttggggagaggaaggaagtaACAGATCTGAGCAGGAGCCTCAAATCTGGGAACTGTGCTTGGAGTGATTTGAACAAAGAGAACCACCAATGTCCTTTTGTGGAGAACTAG
- the USP5 gene encoding ubiquitin carboxyl-terminal hydrolase 5 isoform X1, which translates to MAELSEALLSVLPSIRVPKAGDRVHKDECAFSFDTPESDGGLYICMNTFLGFGKQYVEKHYQKTGQRVYLHLKRTRKPKEEDTNSSAGDPPRKKPTRLAIGVEGGFDITEEKFEYDEDVKIVIFPEHLDIPRDGLEGLPDMVRDRIASAVEAILTADSASRKQEVQAWDGEVRRVSKHAFSLHQLQNDVRIPPCGWKCSKCDMRENLWLNMTDGAILCGRRYFDGSGGNNHAVEHYRETGYPLAVKLGTITPDGADVYSYDEDDMVLDPNLAEHLAHFGIDMLKMQKTDKTMTELEIDMNQRIGEWELIQESGVQLKPLYGPGYTGIRNLGNSCYLNSVMQVLFSIPDFQRKYVDKLEKIFQSAPSDPTQDFSTQVAKLGHGLLSGEYSKPASGDGEQQPDQKGMQNGIAPRMFKSLIGKGHPEFSTNRQQDAQEFFLHFINMVERNCRSSENPNEVFRFLVEEKLKCLATEKVKYTQRVDYIMQLPVPMDAALNKDELLEYEEKKRQAEEEKQPLPELVRAKVPFSSCLEAYGAPEQVDDFWSTALQAKSVALKTTRFASFPDYLVIQIKKFTFGLDWVPKKLDVSIEMPEELDISALQGTGLQDGEEEMPDIAPPLVTPDEPKGSLGFYGNEDDDSFCSPHFSSPTSPMLDESVIIQLVEMGFPMDACRKAVYYTGNSGVEAAMNWVMSHMDDPDFANPLVLPGSSGPGSTIACPDPPSEDSVATIVSMGFSREQAMKALRATSNSLERAVDWIFSHIDDLDAEAAMDISEGRSAAESISESVPVGPKVRDGPGKYQLFAFISHMGTSTMCGHYVCHIKKEGRWVIYNDQKVCASEKPPKDLGYIYFYQRIPS; encoded by the exons ATGGCGGAGCTTAGCGAGGCGCTGCTCTCGGTGTTGCCGTCCATCCGGGTGCCCAAGGCCGGCGACCGGGTCCACAAGGATGAGTGCGCCTTTTCCTTTGACACGCCG GAGTCAGATGGTGGCTTGTATATCTGCATGAACACGTTCCTGGGCTTTGGGAAGCAGTATGTGGAAAAGCACTATCAGAAAACAGGACAGCGGGTCTACCTGCACCTCAAAAGAACACGTAAACcg aaggaagaagacaCCAACTCCAGTGCTGGGGATCCCCCAAGAAAGAAACCAACTCGCTTGGCTATTG GTGTAGAAGGTGGATTTGacatcacagaggaaaaatttgAATATGACGAAGAtgtaaaaatagtaattttcccAGAGCATTTGGATATTCCTCGTGATGGACTGGAGGGACTACCAGACATGGTCAGAGACAGG ATTGCCAGTGCAGTTGAGGCCATCCTGACAGCAGATTCAGCCTCACGGAAGCAGGAGGTGCAAGCTTGGGATGGGGAGGTTCGGCGTGTATCCAAACACGCTTTTTCCCTGCACCAACTTCAGAATGATGTCCGCATCCCACCATG TGGCTGGAAGTGCAGCAAGTGTGACATGAGGGAGAACCTGTGGCTGAACATGACCGATGGAGCCATCCTCTGTGGTCGGCGCTATTTTGATGGCAGTGGTGGCAACAATCATGCGGTTGAGCATTATCGGGAAACTGGCTACCCACTGGCTGTGAAACTGGGAACAATTACTCCTGATGGGGCCG ATGTCTACTCCTACGATGAGGATGACATGGTGTTGGATCCCAACCTGGCAGAGCACCTTGCTCACTTTGGGATTGACATGCTCAAGATGCAGAAG ACAGACAAGACAATGACAGAACTGGAAATAGACATGAACCAGCGCATTGGGGAGTGGGAGCTCATCCAGGAGTCTGGTGTGCAGCTCAAGCCCCTCTATGGGCCTGGGTACACTGGTATCCGTAACCTGGGCAACAGTTGCTACCTCAATTCAGTGATGCAGGTGCTGTTCAGTATCCCAGACTTCCAGAGAAA GTAtgtggacaagctggagaagatATTCCAAAGTGCACCTTCGGACCCCACACAGGACTTCAGCACACAAGT AGCTAAACTGGGTCATGGACTGCTTTCTGGGGAGTACTCAAAGCCAGCTTCTGGAGATGGGGAACAGCAGCCTGATCAGAAG GGTATGCAAAACGGCATTGCTCCGCGCATGTTTAAGTCCCTCATTGGAAAGGGCCACCCAGAATTTTCCACTAACCGACAGCAGGATGCCCAGGAATTCTTTCTGCACTTCATTAACATGGTGGAG AGGAACTGCCGCAGCTCGGAGAACCCTAATGAGGTCTTCCGTTTTCTGGTGGAGGAGAAGCTGAAGTGCCTCGCCACAGAAAAGGTGAAATATACCCAGCGTGTGGACTATATCATGCAGCTGCCCGTGCCCATGGATGCTGCACTCAACAAAG ATGAACTACTGGAATATGAGGAGAAGAAgcggcaggcagaggaggagaagcagccacTGCCTGAGTTGGTGCGAGCCAAGGTGCCTTTCAGCTCCTGCCTAGAGGCCTACGGAGCTCCAGAGCAAGTGGATGATTTCTGGAGCACAGCCTTGCAGGCCAAGTCTGTGGCTCTCAA AACAACACGGTTCGCCTCTTTCCCGGATTATCTGGTGATCCAGATCAAGAAATTCACTTTTGGTCTGGACTGGGTGCCCAAAAAGCTTG ATGTCTCCATTGAAATGCCAGAGGAGCTGGATATCTCTGCACTGCAGGGAACAGGGCTGCAAGATGGAGAAGAAGAAATGCCAGACATCGCGCCCCCACTGGTGACACCAGATGAGCCCAAAGGTAGCCTGGGGTTCTATGGCAACGAGGACGACGACTCCTTCTGCTCCCCTCACTTCTCCTCTCCGACAT CACCCATGTTGGATGAGTCAGTGATTATCCAGCTAGTGGAGATGGGCTTTCCCATGGATGCCTGCCGCAAAGCCGTGTATTACACAGGGAACAGTGGGGTTGAGGCTGCCATGAACTGGGTCATGTCACATATGGATGATCCAG acTTTGCTAACCCGTTAGTTCTCCCTGGATCCAGTGGGCCAGGgtcaactattgcctgcccaGACCCTCCTTCAGAAGACAGTGTGGCCACCATTGTCTCCATGGGCTTCTCCCGGGAGCAGGCTATGAAAGCGCTTAGAGCGACG agCAACAGTCTGGAGCGTGCCGTAGATTGGATCTTTAGTCACATTGACGACCTTGATGCAGAAGCTGCTATGGATATCTCAGAGGGGCGCTCGGCAGCTGAGTCCATCTCTGAATCTGTCCCTGTGGGTCCTAAAGTGCGCGACGGGCCTGGAA AATATCAGCTGTTTGCCTTCATCAGCCACATGGGCACTTCAACTATGTGTGGACACTATGTTTGTCACATCAAGAAAGAGGGCAG GTGGGTGATCTACAACGACCAGAAAGTCTGTGCTTCTGAGAAGCCCCCCAAGGACCTGGGCTACATCTACTTCTATCAGCGGATTCCCAGCTAG
- the USP5 gene encoding ubiquitin carboxyl-terminal hydrolase 5 isoform X2, with the protein MAELSEALLSVLPSIRVPKAGDRVHKDECAFSFDTPESDGGLYICMNTFLGFGKQYVEKHYQKTGQRVYLHLKRTRKPKEEDTNSSAGDPPRKKPTRLAIGVEGGFDITEEKFEYDEDVKIVIFPEHLDIPRDGLEGLPDMVRDRIASAVEAILTADSASRKQEVQAWDGEVRRVSKHAFSLHQLQNDVRIPPCGWKCSKCDMRENLWLNMTDGAILCGRRYFDGSGGNNHAVEHYRETGYPLAVKLGTITPDGADVYSYDEDDMVLDPNLAEHLAHFGIDMLKMQKTDKTMTELEIDMNQRIGEWELIQESGVQLKPLYGPGYTGIRNLGNSCYLNSVMQVLFSIPDFQRKYVDKLEKIFQSAPSDPTQDFSTQVAKLGHGLLSGEYSKPASGDGEQQPDQKGMQNGIAPRMFKSLIGKGHPEFSTNRQQDAQEFFLHFINMVERNCRSSENPNEVFRFLVEEKLKCLATEKVKYTQRVDYIMQLPVPMDAALNKDELLEYEEKKRQAEEEKQPLPELVRAKVPFSSCLEAYGAPEQVDDFWSTALQAKSVALKTTRFASFPDYLVIQIKKFTFGLDWVPKKLDVSIEMPEELDISALQGTGLQDGEEEMPDIAPPLVTPDEPKAPMLDESVIIQLVEMGFPMDACRKAVYYTGNSGVEAAMNWVMSHMDDPDFANPLVLPGSSGPGSTIACPDPPSEDSVATIVSMGFSREQAMKALRATSNSLERAVDWIFSHIDDLDAEAAMDISEGRSAAESISESVPVGPKVRDGPGKYQLFAFISHMGTSTMCGHYVCHIKKEGRWVIYNDQKVCASEKPPKDLGYIYFYQRIPS; encoded by the exons ATGGCGGAGCTTAGCGAGGCGCTGCTCTCGGTGTTGCCGTCCATCCGGGTGCCCAAGGCCGGCGACCGGGTCCACAAGGATGAGTGCGCCTTTTCCTTTGACACGCCG GAGTCAGATGGTGGCTTGTATATCTGCATGAACACGTTCCTGGGCTTTGGGAAGCAGTATGTGGAAAAGCACTATCAGAAAACAGGACAGCGGGTCTACCTGCACCTCAAAAGAACACGTAAACcg aaggaagaagacaCCAACTCCAGTGCTGGGGATCCCCCAAGAAAGAAACCAACTCGCTTGGCTATTG GTGTAGAAGGTGGATTTGacatcacagaggaaaaatttgAATATGACGAAGAtgtaaaaatagtaattttcccAGAGCATTTGGATATTCCTCGTGATGGACTGGAGGGACTACCAGACATGGTCAGAGACAGG ATTGCCAGTGCAGTTGAGGCCATCCTGACAGCAGATTCAGCCTCACGGAAGCAGGAGGTGCAAGCTTGGGATGGGGAGGTTCGGCGTGTATCCAAACACGCTTTTTCCCTGCACCAACTTCAGAATGATGTCCGCATCCCACCATG TGGCTGGAAGTGCAGCAAGTGTGACATGAGGGAGAACCTGTGGCTGAACATGACCGATGGAGCCATCCTCTGTGGTCGGCGCTATTTTGATGGCAGTGGTGGCAACAATCATGCGGTTGAGCATTATCGGGAAACTGGCTACCCACTGGCTGTGAAACTGGGAACAATTACTCCTGATGGGGCCG ATGTCTACTCCTACGATGAGGATGACATGGTGTTGGATCCCAACCTGGCAGAGCACCTTGCTCACTTTGGGATTGACATGCTCAAGATGCAGAAG ACAGACAAGACAATGACAGAACTGGAAATAGACATGAACCAGCGCATTGGGGAGTGGGAGCTCATCCAGGAGTCTGGTGTGCAGCTCAAGCCCCTCTATGGGCCTGGGTACACTGGTATCCGTAACCTGGGCAACAGTTGCTACCTCAATTCAGTGATGCAGGTGCTGTTCAGTATCCCAGACTTCCAGAGAAA GTAtgtggacaagctggagaagatATTCCAAAGTGCACCTTCGGACCCCACACAGGACTTCAGCACACAAGT AGCTAAACTGGGTCATGGACTGCTTTCTGGGGAGTACTCAAAGCCAGCTTCTGGAGATGGGGAACAGCAGCCTGATCAGAAG GGTATGCAAAACGGCATTGCTCCGCGCATGTTTAAGTCCCTCATTGGAAAGGGCCACCCAGAATTTTCCACTAACCGACAGCAGGATGCCCAGGAATTCTTTCTGCACTTCATTAACATGGTGGAG AGGAACTGCCGCAGCTCGGAGAACCCTAATGAGGTCTTCCGTTTTCTGGTGGAGGAGAAGCTGAAGTGCCTCGCCACAGAAAAGGTGAAATATACCCAGCGTGTGGACTATATCATGCAGCTGCCCGTGCCCATGGATGCTGCACTCAACAAAG ATGAACTACTGGAATATGAGGAGAAGAAgcggcaggcagaggaggagaagcagccacTGCCTGAGTTGGTGCGAGCCAAGGTGCCTTTCAGCTCCTGCCTAGAGGCCTACGGAGCTCCAGAGCAAGTGGATGATTTCTGGAGCACAGCCTTGCAGGCCAAGTCTGTGGCTCTCAA AACAACACGGTTCGCCTCTTTCCCGGATTATCTGGTGATCCAGATCAAGAAATTCACTTTTGGTCTGGACTGGGTGCCCAAAAAGCTTG ATGTCTCCATTGAAATGCCAGAGGAGCTGGATATCTCTGCACTGCAGGGAACAGGGCTGCAAGATGGAGAAGAAGAAATGCCAGACATCGCGCCCCCACTGGTGACACCAGATGAGCCCAAAG CACCCATGTTGGATGAGTCAGTGATTATCCAGCTAGTGGAGATGGGCTTTCCCATGGATGCCTGCCGCAAAGCCGTGTATTACACAGGGAACAGTGGGGTTGAGGCTGCCATGAACTGGGTCATGTCACATATGGATGATCCAG acTTTGCTAACCCGTTAGTTCTCCCTGGATCCAGTGGGCCAGGgtcaactattgcctgcccaGACCCTCCTTCAGAAGACAGTGTGGCCACCATTGTCTCCATGGGCTTCTCCCGGGAGCAGGCTATGAAAGCGCTTAGAGCGACG agCAACAGTCTGGAGCGTGCCGTAGATTGGATCTTTAGTCACATTGACGACCTTGATGCAGAAGCTGCTATGGATATCTCAGAGGGGCGCTCGGCAGCTGAGTCCATCTCTGAATCTGTCCCTGTGGGTCCTAAAGTGCGCGACGGGCCTGGAA AATATCAGCTGTTTGCCTTCATCAGCCACATGGGCACTTCAACTATGTGTGGACACTATGTTTGTCACATCAAGAAAGAGGGCAG GTGGGTGATCTACAACGACCAGAAAGTCTGTGCTTCTGAGAAGCCCCCCAAGGACCTGGGCTACATCTACTTCTATCAGCGGATTCCCAGCTAG
- the TPI1 gene encoding triosephosphate isomerase translates to MAPRKFFVGGNWKMNGDKKSLGELIQTLNGAKLSADTEVVCGAPSIYLDFARQKLDAKIGVAAQNCYKVPKGAFTGEISPAMIKDIGAAWVILGHSERRHVFGESDELIGQKVAHALAEGLGVIACIGEKLDEREAGITEKVVFEQTKAIADNVKDWSKVVLAYEPVWAIGTGKTATPQQAQEVHEKLRAWLKSHVSDAVAQSTRIIYGGSVTGSNCKELASQHDVDGFLVGGASLKPEFVDIINAKH, encoded by the exons ATGGCGCCCAGGAAGTTCTTCGTGGGGGGTAACTGGAAGATGAACGGCGACAAGAAGAGCCTGGGCGAGCTCATCCAGACGCTAAACGGGGCCAAGCTCTCCGCCGACACCG AGGTGGTTTGTGGAGCCCCCTCCATCTACCTTGACTTCGCTCGTCAGAAGCTTGATGCAAAGATCGGAGTTGCAGCACAGAACTGTTACAAGGTACCAAAAGGTGCTTTCACAGGAGAGATCAG CCCAGCAATGATCAAAGATATTGGAGCTGCGTGGGTGATCCTGGGCCACTCTGAGCGAAGACATGTTTTTGGAGAGTCTGATGAG TTGATTGGGCAGAAGGTGGCTCATGCTCTCGCTGAGGGCCTTGGAGTCATTGCCTGCATTGGAGAGAAGCTGGATGAGAGAGAAGCTGGCATAACAGAGAAGGTGGTTTTTGAGCAGACAAAGGCCATTGCTg aTAATGTGAAGGACTGGAGTAAAGTGGTTCTTGCCTATGAGCCAGTTTGGGCTATTGGAACTGGTAAAACTGCAACTCCCCAGCAG GCTCAGGAAGTTCATGAGAAGCTGAGGGCGTGGCTGAAAAGCCACGTGTCTGATGCTGTTGCTCAGTCAACTAGGATCATCTATGGAG GTTCGGTCACTGGCAGCAACTGTAAGGAGCTGGCCTCGCAGCATGATGTGGATGGCTTCCTTGTTGGTGGAGCTTCTCTCAAGCCAGAGTTTGTGGATATTATCAATGCCAAACACTGA
- the GNB3 gene encoding guanine nucleotide-binding protein G(I)/G(S)/G(T) subunit beta-3 has translation MGEIEQMKQEAEQLKKQIADARKACADTTLAQIVSGVEVVGRIQMRTRRTLRGHLAKIYAMHWSTDSKLLVSASQDGKLIVWDTYTTNKVHAIPLRSSWVMTCAYAPSGNFVACGGLDNMCSIYNLKTREGNVKVSRELSAHTGYLSCCRFLDDNNIVTSSGDTTCALWDIETGQQKTVFLGHTGDCMSLAVSPDFKLFISGACDATAKLWDVREGTCRQTFSGHESDINAICFFPNGEAICTGSDDATCRLFDLRADQELIVYSHESIICGITSVAFSRSGRLMLAGYDDFNCNIWDSLKAERVGILSGHDNRVSCLGVTADGMAVATGSWDSFLKIWN, from the exons gatgccCGGAAAGCCTGTGCAGACACAACGCTTGCTCAG ATTGTGTCTGGAGTGGAGGTTGTTGGCCGCATTCAGATGCGGACCCGAAGGACCCTGCGTGGACATCTGGCCAAGATCTATGCTATGCACTGGTCCACGGACTCCAA ACTTCTGGTCAGTGCCTCACAAGATGGGAAACTCATTGTGTGGGACACATACACAACTAACAAG GTTCATGCCATCCCTTTGCGGTCTTCCTGGGTCATGACCTGTGCCTATGCCCCCTCAGGCAATTTTGTGGCCTGTGGGGGCCTTGACAACATGTGCTCCATCTACAACCTCAAGACTCGTGAAGGCAATGTCAAAGTGAGCAGGGAGCTCTCAGCCCATACAG GTTacctctcctgctgcagatTTCTTGATGACAACAATATTGTGACTAGCTCTGGAGATACCACATG CGCACTCTGGGACATTGAGACAGGGCAGCAGAAGACTGTGTTCCTGGGTCACACTGGAGACTGTATGAGCTTGGCTGTCTCCCCGGACTTCAAACTCTTCATCTCTGGGGCCTGTGATGCTACTGCCAAACTGTGGGACGTGCGGGAGGGCACCTGCCGTCAGACCTTCTCAGGGCATGAGTCCGATATCAACGCCATCTGT TTCTTCCCTAATGGTGAAGCCATCTGCACTGGCTCAGATGATGCCACCTGCCGTCTCTTTGATCTCCGGGCAGACCAGGAGCTCATAGTGTACTCTCATGAAAGCATCATCTGTGGAATCACATCAGTCGCCTTCTCCCGCAGTGGGCGCCTCATGCTTGCTGGATATGATGACTTCAACTGCAACATCTGGGACTCCCTGAAAGCAGAGCGCGTGG GAATTCTCTCTGGCCACGACAACAGAGTGAGCTGCCTGGGGGTGACAGCAGATGGCATGGCTGTTGCCACCGGCTCCTGGGACAGCTTCCTCAAGATTTGGAACTGA